Proteins encoded in a region of the Triticum dicoccoides isolate Atlit2015 ecotype Zavitan chromosome 3A, WEW_v2.0, whole genome shotgun sequence genome:
- the LOC119268396 gene encoding DEAD-box ATP-dependent RNA helicase 25-like, translated as MAGGDILLRTHGGLPVLARASPRSLRLRLTASGRRAPSSLAAAKVDIGDVVSQLRSGSARGAADPKRQRRVSEGGLAFPRVVTSRIRGAEEEGEGEAQQLDAEKIGGEAGGVDGSYLSETRFDQCAISELSLKGVKDAGYGRMTQVQEATLPVILQGKDVLAKAKTGTGKTVAFLLPAIEVLSKLPSSQRSQLRSSINLLVMCPTRELANQVAVEAKKLLKYHRSLGVQVVIGGTRITQEQRNMQANPCQILVATPGRLKDHLENTPGFSTRLKGVKVLVLDEADRLLDMGFRRDIEKIMAATPKDRQTLLFSATVPEEVCQISHVAMRKDYRFINTVKEGDEETHSQVSQMYMIAPLDLHFSILYDVLKKHVADDADYKVIIFCTTAMVTKLVAEVLSQLKLNIREIHSRKSQSARTKVSDEFRRSKGVILVSSDVSARGVDYPDVTLVIQVGIPAGREQYIHRIGRTGRKGKEGQGLLLLAPWESHFLTSVKDLSVSEAVTPSVDSSTQTEVKGALRRVEMKSKESAYQAWLGYYNSNKTIGGNKSRLVTLGEEFSRSMGLAAPPAIPKLILRKMGLSKVPGFRST; from the exons ATGGCCGGCGGCGATATTCTCCTCCGCACCCACGGCGGCCTCCCCGTCCTCGCCAGGGCCTCCcctcgcagcctccgcctccgtcttACAGCCAGCGGCCGTCGAGCCCCTTCTTCCCTGGCCGCCGCCAAGGTCGACATCGGCGACGTCGTCAGCCAGCTCCGGTCGGGAAGCGCCCGCGGCGCGGCCGACCCGAAGAGGCAGCGGAGGGTCTCGGAAGGCGGACTTGCGTTTCCCAGGGTTGTCACGAGCAGGATAAGGGGTGCCgaggaggaaggggaaggggaGGCTCAGCAATTGGACGCGGAGAAGATTGGCGGCGAGGCGGGTGGCGTGGATGGCTCCTACCTCAGCGAGACACG GTTTGATCAGTGTGCTATTTCTGAATTATCACTGAAAGGCGTCAAAGATGCTGGATATGGAAGGATGACCCAGGTGCAGGAGGCAACTCTGCCAGTAATCCTTCAAG GGAAAGATGTTCTTGCAAAAGCGAAGACAGGAACAGGAAAAACCGTTGCCTTTTTG CTGCCAGCCATTGAGGTTCTCTCTAAATTACCCAGTTCTCAACGGAGTCAGTTGCGGTCGTCTATAAATTTGCTTGTGATGTGCCCTACTAGAGAGCTTGCAAACCAAGTCGCTGTTGAGGCCAAAAAGCTTCTCAAGTATCATCGCTCGCTAGGTGTTCAGGTTGTAATTGGTGGCACAAGAATAACTCAAGAGCAACGTAACATGCAGGCTAACCCGTGTCAG ATTCTTGTTGCTACACCTGGAAGGCTTAAGGATCATCTTGAGAACACACCTGGTTTTTCTACTCGGCTCAAAGGGGTGAAGGTTCTTGTTCTTGATGAAGCTGACCGCCTACTTGACATGGGATTCAGAAGAGATATTGAAAAAATTATGGCTGCCACTCCTAAAGACCGTCAGACACTGCTGTTTTCTGCTACTGTTCCAGAAGAG GTCTGTCAAATTTCTCACGTAGCAATGAGGAAGGACTATAGGTTCATTAACACCGTTAAAGAGGGTGACGAGGAGACACATTCACAG GTTAGCCAGATGTATATGATCGCACCACTTGATCTGCACTTCTCTATATTATATGATGTACTGAAGAAGCATGTCGCAGATGATGCGGACTACAAA GTGATTATATTCTGTACTACTGCAATGGTCACGAAACTTGTTGCTGAAGTTCTCTCCCAGCTGAAACTGAATATAAGAGAGATTCATTCCAGAAAGTCACAATCTGCAAGAACTAAGGTCTCGGATGAATTCAGAAGGTCAAAGGGTGTGAtattagttagttctgatgtatctGCCCGTGGTGTTGATTATCCTGATGTCACCCTTGTCATACAG GTTGGGATTCCTGCTGGTAGAGAACAGTATATACATAGAATTGGTAGGACAGGACGGAAAGGCAAGGAAGGGCAGGGCCTCTTACTGTTGGCTCCCTGGGAAAGCCATTTTCTTACCAGCGTGAAAGATCTGTCGGTATCAGAGGCTGTGACGCCTTCAGTTGATTCAAGCACTCAAACAGAA GTGAAAGGTGCACTCAGAAGAGTAGAGATGAAGAGCAAGGAATCAGCATATCAAGCATGGTTAGGGTACTACAACTCAAACAAGACCATTGGTGGTAACAAGTCCAGACTTGTTACTCTCGGCGAAGAGTTCAGCCGGAGCATGGGACTTGCGGCCCCACCAGCCATACCCAAGCTCATTCTTCGTAAGATGGGTCTTAGCAAAGTTCCTGGCTTTCGATCTACATAG